The nucleotide window AGCTCGCGGATCAGCCCTTCGAAGTACAGCTTGCTGATGATGCCCAGCGCGGCCAGGTCCTCGAAGTCCGAGTCCTCCACCACGCGCGACAGCGCGCGCTTGCCGTCGAACAGGCGCAAGAGGCCGTTCACCTCGTCGGGGATCTCCGACAGGCGGTCCGCCAGCTGGTGGTAGTCGATTTCGAAGACCGTCTCCAGCGGCGGGAGCTGCTCGAGCATCCGGCCCCACTCGTCCAGCCGGCGCATGCCCTCCATGAGGAGGCCCTGCGTGGAGACCTCGATGCGCTCCGTGCGGTCCAACGTGGTGAACTGCACGTCGAACTGGCCTTCGAACGTGTTGAGCAGGCGGTAGAAGGCGTTCTCGCCCTTGAGCCGGCCCAGCTCCGCGTCGATGACGCGGCCCTCTTTGAAGTAGACGACGCCGGTGCGCTCGCCCTGGATGGAGATGACGCCCGTCTTGCGTCCGATTTCGAAGGTCTGGACCAGGTCCACGACGCCCATGTCGGCGAGGCTTCCCGCGAAGCCGCCCTTGGTCGTCTCGCGCTTCTCGATGCGTTCCTTCTCGGCCTTCTGAAGGATCATCTTCACGCGGGTGACGATCTCTTTGATGTAGATCGGCTTCGTCAGGTAGTCGTCGCCCCCGAGTTCCAGGCCGCGCACCTTGAACTCGACCGACTTCTGGTTCGTCAGGAAGACGAAGGGGATGAACTTGAAGCGCTCGTCGGACTTGAGCGTCTTGCAGAGCTCGAAGCCGTCCATCTCCGGCATCTTGGTGTCCGCGAGCACGAGGTCCGGCGGGCTGATCTGGACCTTCTCCAGCGCATCCTTGCCGTGGATCGCAGTCGTGACGGAGAAGCCGGCCTTCTTCAGGCTGACCTCCATCACGCGCAGACTCTTCGCGTCACCATCGACGAGGAGCAGGTGCTGCTTGGCCACGTGGCATGCCTTTCAAGACGGGCGGGACGGCGGATCCGACGGGGGCGTCCCGTAGGGGCAAGCATCGGGTCCGGTTTCCAGGTGTGTCAATGGGCGGGACTGTCCGGAAAACCGGCCGGCTCCCTCCCCAGGGGACAAGCAGGTCAGCGGAAGAGACCCTTCTTGGGGGGGTTCTTCTTGCGCATGTCGATGAGCCGCAGCTCCTGGTTCGCCTCCAGGTGCTTGGGGTTCGCACGGACGGCATCCCGGAAGTGCTTCTCCGCGCGGTCCATGTCCCCTTCCACGCGGGCGATGACGCCCAGCTGGTAGTGGGCGCGATCACAGTTCGGGTCGGTGCGCACCGCATCCGCCATCCACTGTTTCGCGCGGGGCATGTCGGCCTTGCGGCTGGGGTCCATGTAGACGGACCAGGCGCGCGCCGCGAGGTACAGGGGCTTGGGGTCCAGGCCGTACGCGCGCTCGTAGTGCTCGCTGGCGGCGAAGAAGTCGCGCTTGCGGAAGAACACCTCGCCCATGCGGAAGAGGTCGTCCGCGTTGGTGTCCGCGCGGGCCGAGCCGGGGCTGCCGGGGCGGGCGCTGGGGGCCGCCGGAGGCTTGGGAGCGGCCTGCGCGCCCTGCTGGGCCAGCTGGTAGTTCTTGCGGCGGGTGTCGTCGTGGAGGACTTCGTAGGCCTCGCGGATGGACTCGAAGACGGCGGTGATCTTCGGCGCCAGGTGGGGCAGCGACGGGGGCAGCCGGTCCGGGTGGAAGAGCTTGGCGAGGCTCAGGAAGGCGGCCTTCACCTGGTCTCGGGAGGCATCCTGCGGGACGCCCAGCGTGACGTAGTGGTCCTTCTTCGTCTGGATGTCGGCGTAGCGCTGCTCAATCTGCTGAGCGAGCCGGCCCTCGTCGGGCTTGGGTGGCTCCGGCGGCGCGGCGGCGGCGGCGGGCGGCGCGGCGCCTTCGGGCGTGGCCGGGGCGCTCGCGGCGGGGGGGGCGGGGCGGGCGCCGAGCGTGCCCATGTTCTCCATGGCGCGGCGAAGGAGGCGCTGGCGCCGGAGCTTGGAGGCTTCGTCGGGGTTGGAGGGGTCTTCGGCCGCCACGTCGTCCTCGTCAAAATCCCAGTCGTCCAGGTCACCGGACAACTCGTCCCCAGTCTGGCCAGAAGCCCCCGCGTTGTCACCGGGGAACGCGGTGGTGCGGGGAGAAGGCAGCGGCTCGAACGTCGCTTCGACGATGGCCTCGACGAGGAATTCGTTGGCGTCGCCCGCCGAGCGGACATCCGAGCGGATGAGGGCTTCCAGGTGGGCGTCCACCTGCTGGAGGGCGGCCTCGAAGGAGGCGGTGAGGTTCTGGGCGGGGTCGTTGGACTCGTCGAAGGAGACGATGCGCCACAGGTCGTCCTCGCTGGCGCGGGTGGGGCGCACGGGCGGTGTGGAGGACGCGGGGAACTTCGGGGGCTGGACGGCCCAGAGGTCCGGCTGCGGGGGGGCCTCGGCGGGGACGACGGGGGCGGCCGGAGCGGGGGCGCGGGTGTCGGGGAGGGGGGCGGCGGCGGGGACGATGTCGCCCCAGCTCTCCGGCTCCACTTCCAGCAGGGGGAGGTCGGGTTCCGGAGGGGGCGCGACGGGGAAGCGCGAGGCCTCCTCGGTGAGCCAGGGGTCCAGGGGCACGGAGGCGGAGCGGCGCAGGGCCTCGGCCATGTCCTGGAGCAGGGCGGCCTGGGCGCGCTTGCGGGCCTCGGTGAGGGCGGCGGTGTTGTCGCTGGCGGGGAGCTCCAGGGCGTCGCGGGGGGACGCGGGGATGGAGTCGGCCCAGGAGTTCGACGGGGCGGCGGGTTCGGGCTCCGCGGTGAGGATGATGTCCTCGGGCCCGAGCGTCAGGGGTTCGGGCTCCGCGGGCGCGGCGGCGAGCGGGACGAGGACCGGGGGCGGCGTGGGTGCCGCGGCCGGGCGGGTGCGCCGGGGGAGTGAGGGCGGATGGGCGGGCTTGCCCTGTTCGGACAGGCGCTGGGCTTCGGCGGCACGGGCCTCTTCGGCGAGGCGGGCTTCTTCGGCGAGGCGCTGGGCTTCGGCGCGAACGCGAGCTTCCTCGGCGAGCCGGGCGGCTTCGATTCGAGCGGCCTCTTCGGAGAGGCGGGCTTCCTCCTCAGCGCGAAGGCGGGCCTCTTCGGCCAGGCGGGACTCTTCCGCGAGCCGAGCCTCTTCCTCCGCACGCAGGCGCGCTTCTTCGGCCAGACGCGCTTCCTCGGCGAGTCGGGCTTCCTCGATCGCGCGAAGACGGGCTTCTTCCGCGAGGCGGGCCTCTTCGGCCAGTCGCGCCTCTTCTTCCGCACGAAGGCGGGCTTCTTCCGCGAGCCGAGCCTCTTCCGCTGCGCGAAGACGGGCCTCTTCGGCGAGCCGCAGCTCTTCCGCGAGGCGAGCCTCTTCGGCCAGTCGCGCCTCTTCCGCGAGACGGGCCTCTTCCTCCGCACGCAGGCGGGCTTCTTCCGCGAGGCGAGCCTCCTCGGCCAGCCGCGCCTCTTCGGCGAGTCGCGCCTCTTCGGCGAGTCGCGCCTCCTCCGCGAGCCGTGCCTCTACCGCCGCACGAAGACGAGCTTCCTCTGCAAGCCGAGCCTCTTCTTCAGCACGAAGGCGAGCTTCCTCGGCGAGGCGAACTTCCTCGGCGAGGCGAGCTTCCTCTGCAAGCCGAGCCTCTTCGGCGAGGCGAGCTTCCTCCGCCGCACGCAGGCGCGCTTCTTCAGCCAGACGCGCTTCCTCAGCGAGTCGAGCCTCTTCAATCGCGCGAAGCCGAGCCTCTTCGGCCAAGCGCGCTTCTTCCGCCAGCCGGGCCTCTTCCTCTGCACGGAGTCGGGCTTCCTCCTCCGCGCGAAGCCGCGCTTCCTCCAAGAGGCGCGCCTCTTCATCTGCACGGAGTCGAGCCTCTTCGGCGAGTCGGGCCTCTTCCTCTGCGCGCAGGCGCGCCTCTTCGGCCAGGCGAGCTTCTTCCGCGAGCCGGGCCTCTTCGGCCAAGCGCGCCTCTTCTACAGCACGAAGCCGAGCCTCTTCCGCGAGCCGAGCCTCTTCTTCCGCACGCAGCCGAGCCTCTTCGGCCAGACGTGATTCCTCTTCCGCGAGCCGAGCCTCTTCCGCGAGTCGCGCCTCTTCGGCGAGACGTGCCTCCTCGGCAAGGCGAGCCTCTTCCTCCGCACGAAGCCGGGCCTCTTCGGCCAGACGCGCCTCTTCGGCGAGTCGTGCCTCTTCGGCAAGGCGAGCCTCTTCCTCCGCACGAAGCCGGGCCTCTTCGGCCAGACGCGCCTCCTCGGCGAGTCGTGCCTCCTCGGCACGAAGCCGTGCCTCCTCCGCGAGCCGAGCCTCTTCCGCGAGGCGGGCCTCTTCCTCTGCACGCAGGCGGGATTCTTCCGCGAGACGAGCCTCTTCGGCTAGGCGAGCCTCCTCCGCGAGCCGGGCCTCTTCTTCCGCACGAAGGCGAGACTCCTCTGCGAGTCGAGCCTCCTCCGCAAGCCGAGCCTCTTCTGCGAGGCGAGCCTCTTCCTCAGCACGAAGGCGAGCCTCCTCTGCGAGCCGAGCCTCTTCCTCCGCGAGAAGGCGGGCCTCCTCCGCCAAGCGAGCTTCTTCTTCGGCACGAAGCCGGGCCTCTTCGGCGAGCCGAGCCTCTTCGGCCAGACGTGCCTCTTCTTCACGAAGGCGCGCTTCCTCGGCGAGGCGGGCCTCCTCGGCGAGCCGGGCCTCCTCTTCGGCGCGTAGGCGCGCCTCTTCCGCGAGCCGGGCCTCCTCTTCCGCAAGCAGCCGAGCTTCTTCGGCCAGACGCGCCTCTTCTGCCAGGCGCGCTTCCTCCTCAGCGCGAAGACGGGCCTCTTCCGCGAGCCGGGCCTCCTCTTCCGCACGCAGGCGAGCCTCTTCGGCCAGGCGAGCCTCTTCCGCGAGCCGGGCCTCTTCCGCAAGCCGCGCCTCTTCAGCGAGTCGCTCTGCCTCAATGCGTGCCAGTTCCGCGAGCCGGGCTTCTTCCTCTGCTCGCAGCCGGGCTTCCTCGGCGAGGCGTGCTTCCTCTGCCTGTCGAGCCTCTTCAGCAAGGCGCGCTGCTTCGATTCGAGCGGCTTCCTCGGCAAGGAGGGCCTCTTCGGCGAGCCGGGCCTCCTCTTCCGCAAGCAGCCGAGCCTCTTCCGCGAGCCGAGCCTCTTCTTCCGCACGCAGCCGAGCCTCTTCCGCGAGCCGGGCCTCTTCGGCGAGCCGGGCCTCCTCGATCACGCGAAGGCGAGCCTCTTCTGCGAGCCGCGCCTCTTCCTCAGCACGAAGGCGGGCTTCCTCCGCGAGGCGTGCCTCTTCGGCGAGGCGTGCCTCTTCGGCAAGGCGTGCCTCTTCGGCAAGGCGTGCCTCTTCGGCAAGGCGTGCCTCTTCGGCAAGGCGTGCCTCTTCGGCCAGACGTGCTTCCTCTTCCGCACGAAGACGCGCCTCTTCCGCGAGCCGAGCCTCTTCTTCCGCACGCAGCCGAGCCTCTTCGGCCAGACGCGCCTCTTCCGCCAGACGCGATTCTTCCTCCGCGCGGAGTCGAGCCTCTTCCGCGAGTCGGGCCTCCTCCGCAAGGCGGGCTTCCTCTATCGCCCGGAGACGTGCCTCTTCCGCGAATCGGGCCTCTTCCTCAGCACGAAGCCGTGCCTCCTCCGCGAACTGAGCCTCTTCTGCAAGGCGGGCTTCCTCCTCTGCACGAAGGCGTGCTTCTTCGGCCAGCCGAGCCTCTTCCGCGAGCCGCTCTGCTTCGAGCCGCGCCAGTTCCGCGAGCCGAGCCTCCTCCG belongs to Corallococcus exiguus and includes:
- a CDS encoding J domain-containing protein, which gives rise to MSASQVAEALYAAHKSRATGRLTLHAGGRESALWLREGDLVGAKLGFGYQTPAQALFQNGLLGVDALDALWARGGAAAPDEELLEDSGLRPAVVHEQQVLAQVRRLSELAERADFEAESVDAVGDFAPIAGVRVVRAALEPAPSESVPARVYRCPEVAACEPWLTDASERGLLETLGAFRRPEALTGAQQALLRVLEREGRIEALSVEEWEERERLRREEELRQAEEAAWAIEEARRREEAARLAEEARLAELARLEAERLAEEARLAEEARLAELARIEAERLESERLAEEVRLAEEARLAELARIEAERLEAERLAEEARLAEEARLAELARIEAERLAEEARLAELARLEAERLAEEARLAELARIEAERLAEEARLAEEARIEAERLAEEARLAEEARIEAERLAEEARLAELARIEAERLAEEARLAELARVEAERLAEEARLAEEARLEAERLAEEARLAELARLEAERLAEEARLAEEARLRAEEEARLAEEAQFAEEARLRAEEEARFAEEARLRAIEEARLAEEARLAEEARLRAEEESRLAEEARLAEEARLRAEEEARLAEEARLRAEEEARLAEEARLAEEARLAEEARLAEEARLAEEARLAEEARLAEEARLRAEEEARLAEEARLRVIEEARLAEEARLAEEARLRAEEEARLAEEARLLAEEEARLAEEALLAEEAARIEAARLAEEARQAEEARLAEEARLRAEEEARLAELARIEAERLAEEARLAEEARLAEEARLAEEARLRAEEEARLAEEARLRAEEEARLAEEARLAEEARLLAEEEARLAEEARLRAEEEARLAEEARLAEEARLREEEARLAEEARLAEEARLRAEEEARLAEEARLLAEEEARLAEEARLRAEEEARLAEEARLAEEARLAEESRLRAEEEARLAEEARLAEEARLAEESRLRAEEEARLAEEARLAEEARLRAEEARLAEEARLAEEARLRAEEEARLAEEARLAEEARLAEEARLRAEEEARLAEEARLAEEARLAEEARLAEEESRLAEEARLRAEEEARLAEEARLRAVEEARLAEEARLAEEARLAEEARLRAEEEARLAEEARLRADEEARLLEEARLRAEEEARLRAEEEARLAEEARLAEEARLRAIEEARLAEEARLAEEARLRAAEEARLAEEARLAEEARLAEEVRLAEEARLRAEEEARLAEEARLRAAVEARLAEEARLAEEARLAEEARLAEEARLAEEARLRAEEEARLAEEARLAEEARLAEELRLAEEARLRAAEEARLAEEARLRAEEEARLAEEARLAEEARLRAIEEARLAEEARLAEEARLRAEEEARLAEESRLAEEARLRAEEEARLSEEAARIEAARLAEEARVRAEAQRLAEEARLAEEARAAEAQRLSEQGKPAHPPSLPRRTRPAAAPTPPPVLVPLAAAPAEPEPLTLGPEDIILTAEPEPAAPSNSWADSIPASPRDALELPASDNTAALTEARKRAQAALLQDMAEALRRSASVPLDPWLTEEASRFPVAPPPEPDLPLLEVEPESWGDIVPAAAPLPDTRAPAPAAPVVPAEAPPQPDLWAVQPPKFPASSTPPVRPTRASEDDLWRIVSFDESNDPAQNLTASFEAALQQVDAHLEALIRSDVRSAGDANEFLVEAIVEATFEPLPSPRTTAFPGDNAGASGQTGDELSGDLDDWDFDEDDVAAEDPSNPDEASKLRRQRLLRRAMENMGTLGARPAPPAASAPATPEGAAPPAAAAAPPEPPKPDEGRLAQQIEQRYADIQTKKDHYVTLGVPQDASRDQVKAAFLSLAKLFHPDRLPPSLPHLAPKITAVFESIREAYEVLHDDTRRKNYQLAQQGAQAAPKPPAAPSARPGSPGSARADTNADDLFRMGEVFFRKRDFFAASEHYERAYGLDPKPLYLAARAWSVYMDPSRKADMPRAKQWMADAVRTDPNCDRAHYQLGVIARVEGDMDRAEKHFRDAVRANPKHLEANQELRLIDMRKKNPPKKGLFR